One segment of Mastomys coucha isolate ucsf_1 unplaced genomic scaffold, UCSF_Mcou_1 pScaffold23, whole genome shotgun sequence DNA contains the following:
- the Ankk1 gene encoding ankyrin repeat and protein kinase domain-containing protein 1 isoform X1, translating into MAVGPLEQQLGSLTIFTRDDFEEEWHLVASGGFSKVFQARHKRWRTQYAIKCSPCLQKEITSSEVSCLFEEAAKMEKIKFQYIVSIYGVCKQPLGIVMELMANGSLEKTLPTHSLCWPLKLRIIHETSLAMNFLHSIKPPLLHLDLKPGNILLDNNMHVKISDFGLSKWMEQSTQKQYIERSALRGTLSYIPPEMFLENNRAPGPEYDVYSFGIVIWEILTQKKPYAGLNMMTIIIRVAAGMRPSLQDVSAEWPQEVHQMVDLMKRCWDQDPKKRPCFLNVTIETDMLLSLFQSPVVDPECEALTRKVSCKPSLSQPHKVSKEVNQEIEDSADSGDSLKWVLQLSDSKSLVLSDVYENKVTPLHFLVAQGSLEQVRLLLSHAVDVDCQTASGYTPLLIATQDQQSDLCALLLAHGADTNLADEDGWAPLHFAAQNGDDHIARLLLDHGALVNAWEHEGWTPLHLAAQNNFENVARLLVSRQADLSPHEAEGKTPLHVAAYFGHIGLVKLLSGQGAELDAQQRNLRTPLHLAVERGKVRAIQHLLKRGAFPDALDHSGYSPLHIAAARGKYLIFKMLLRYGASLELRTQQGWTPLHLATYKGHLEIIHLLAKSHANLDSLGSMQWTPLHLAAFRGEEGVMLTLLQCGANPNAAEQSGWTPLHLAVHKGTFLGIIHLLEYGADIHACNRVGWTPAHLAALKGNTAILKVLAKAGAQLDVKDRVGCTPLQLALRSPKQSIVAFLQSKEPSLAILGVSEPEPHKED; encoded by the exons ATGGCAGTTGGCCCCTTGGAGCAGCAGTTGGGCAGCCTCACCATCTTCACCCGTGATGATTTTGAGGAAGAATGGCACCTAGTAGCCAGTGGTGGCTTCAGCAAGGTGTTCCAGGCGAGGCACAAGCGCTGGAGGACCCAGTATGCCATCAAGTGCTCCCCGTGCCTGCAGAAGGAAATCACCAG CTCTGAGGTGAGCTGCCTCTTTGAAGAAGCAGCCAAAATGGAGAAGATTAAGTTTCAATACATCGTGTCCATCTATGGGGTCTGCAAGCAGCCCCTGGGCATCGTGATGGAGTTAATGGCCAATGGTTCCCTGGAGAAGACACTACCTACCCACAGCCTCTGCTGGCCACTCAAGCTCCGCATCATCCACGAGACCAGCTTGGCCATGAACTTCCTCCACAGCATTAAGCCACCCCTGCTCCACCTAGACCTTAAGCCAGGCAACATCCTGTTGGACAACAACATGCATGTCAAG ATTTCAGATTTTGGCCTGTCCAAGTGGATGGAGCAGTCAACCCAGAAGCAGTACATTGAGAGATCAGCTCTGAGAGGCACACTCAGCTACATCCCTCCTGAAATGTTCCTGGAGAATAACAGGGCTCCAGGTCCTGAATATGATGTGTACAG TTTTGGGATTGTCATCTGGGAGATCCTCACTCAGAAGAAACCCTATGCAG GGCTCAACATGATGACCATTATCATCCGAGTAGCTGCAGGCATGAGGCCTTCCTTGCAGGATGTCTCTGCTGAGTGGCCACAGGAGGTCCATCAGATGGTGGATCTGATGAAGCGCTGCTGGGACCAAGACCCCAAGAAGAGGCCATGCTTCTTAA ATGTGACCATCGAGACAGACATGCTGTTGTCCCTGTTCCAGAGCCCTGTGGTAGACCCTGAGTGTGAAGCTCTGACCCGGAAGGTGTCATGCAAGCCATCCCTGAGCCAGCCCCACAAG GTCAGCAAGGAGGTCAACCAGGAGATTGAAGACAGTG CGGACTCAGGTGACTCCTTGAAATGGGTCCTGCAGCTCTCTGACAGCAAGAGCTTGGTCCTCAGTGATGTCTATGAGAACAAGGTGACTCCCCTACACTTTCTAGTGGCCCAGGGCAGCTTGGAACAAGTGAGGCTGCTGCTGTCCCATGCGGTTGATGTAGACTGCCAAACAGCCTCTGGCTATACACCACTCCTCATTGCTACCCAGGACCAGCAGTCTGACCTCTGTGCCCTGCTCCTGGCACATGGTGCTGATACTAACCTGGCAGACGAAGATGGCTGGGCCCCACTTCATTTTGCAGCCCAGAATGGTGATGACCACATTGCCCGTCTGCTCTTGGACCATGGGGCCCTAGTGAATGCATGGGAGCATGAGGGCTGGACCCCGCTCCACCTGGCTGCACAGAACAACTTTGAAAATGTGGCACGACTTCTGGTCTCTCGTCAGGCTGACCTCAGTCCACATGAGGCTGAAGGCAAGACACCCCTCCATGTTGCTGCCTACTTTGGCCACATTGGCTTGGTCAAGCTTCTATCAGGACAGGGAGCTGAGTTGGATGCTCAGCAGAGAAACCTAAGGACACCCCTGCATCTGGCAGTGGAGAGGGGGAAAGTGAGAGCAATCCAGCACTTGCTAAAACGTGGGGCATTCCCTGATGCCCTTGACCACAGTGGCTACAGCCCATTGCACATTGCTGCAGCCAGGGGCAAGTACCTTATCTTTAAGATGCTTCTCAGATATGGAGCCAGCCTTGAGCTACGCACACAACAGGGATGGACACCCTTGCACCTAGCAACATACAAGGGCCACCTGGAGATCATCCATCTGTTAGCCAAGAGCCATGCAAACCTAGATTCTCTTGGAAGTATGCAATGGACTCCCCTGCATCTGGCTGCCTTCCGTGGGGAAGAGGGGGTGATGCTGACACTGCTGCAGTGTGGGGCCAACCCCAATGCTGCTGAGCAGTCAGGCTGGACTCCTCTCCACCTAGCAGTGCATAAGGGGACCTTCCTGGGCATCATCCACCTTCTGGAGTATGGTGCTGACATCCATGCTTGCAACAGAGTGGGCTGGACACCTGCCCACCTGGCTGCTCTCAAGGGCAACACAGCCATCCTCAAAGTTCTAGCCAAAGCTGGTGCACAGCTAGATGTCAAGGATAGAGTTGGCTGCACACCCCTGCAGCTGGCCCTCCGCAGCCCAAAGCAGAGCATAGTGGCCTTCTTGCAGAGCAAGGAGCCTTCACTAGCTATTCTGGGAGTTTCTGAGCCTGAACCCCATAAAGAAGATTAG
- the Drd2 gene encoding D(2) dopamine receptor isoform X2, translating into MDPLNLSWYDDDLERQNWSRPFNESEGKADRPHYNYYAMLLTLLIFIIVFGNVLVCMAVSREKALQTTTNYLIVSLAVADLLVATLVMPWVVYLEVVGEWKFSRIHCDIFVTLDVMMCTASILNLCAISIDRYTAVAMPMLYNTRYSSKRRVTVMIAIVWVLSFTISCPLLFGLNNTDQNECIIANPAFVVYSSIVSFYVPFIVTLLVYIKIYIVLRKRRKRVNTKRSSRAFRANLKTPLKDAARRAQELEMEMLSSTSPPERTRYSPIPPSHHQLTLPDPSHQGLHSNPDSPAKPEKNGHAKIVNPRIAKFFEIQTMPNGKTRTSLKTMSRRKLSQQKEKKATQMLAIVLGVFIICWLPFFITHILNIHCDCNIPPVLYSAFTWLGYVNSAVNPIIYTTFNIEFRKAFMKILHC; encoded by the exons ATGGATCCACTGAACCTGTCCTGGTACGATGATGATCTGGAGAGACAGAACTGGAGCCGTCCCTTCAATGAGTCAGAAGGGAAGGCAGACAGGCCCCACTACAACTACTATGCCATGCTGCTCACCCTCCTCATCTTTATCATCGTCTTTGGCAATGTGCTGGTGTGCATGGCTGTATCCCGAGAGAAGGCTTTGCAGACCACCACCAACTACCTGATAGTCAGCCTTGCTGTGGCCGATCTTCTGGTGGCCACACTGGTTATGCCCTGGGTCGTCTACCTGGAG GTGGTGGGTGAGTGGAAATTCAGCAGGATTCACTGTGACATCTTTGTCACTCTGGATGTCATGATGTGCACAGCAAGCATCCTGAACCTGTGTGCCATCAGCATCGACAG GTACACAGCTGTGGCAATGCCCATGCTGTATAACACACGCTACAGCTCCAAGCGCCGAGTTACTGTCATGATCGCCATTGTCTGGGTCCTGTCCTTCACCATCTCCTGCCCACTGCTCTTTGGACTCAACAACACAG ACCAGAATGAGTGTATCATTGCCAACCCTGCTTTTGTGGTCTACTCCTCCATCGTTTCATTCTACGTGCCCTTTATTGTTACCCTGCTGGTCTACATCAAAATCTACATCGTCCTCCGCAAGCGCCGGAAGCGGGTCAACACCAAGCGCAGCAGCCGAGCTTTCAGAGCCAACCTGAAGACACCACTCAAG GATGCTGCCCGCCGAGCTCAGGAGCTGGAAATGGAGATGCTGTCAAGCACGAGCCCCCCAGAGAGAACCCGGTATAGCCCTATCCCTCCCAGTCACCACCAGCTCACTCTCCCTGATCCATCCCACCAAGGCCTACATAGCAACCCTGACAGTCCAGCCAAACCAGAGAAGAATGGGCATGCCAAGATTGTCAACCCCAGGATTGCCAAGTTCTTTGAGATACAGACCATGCCCAATGGCAAAACCCGGACCTCCCTTAAAACGATGAGCCGCAGGAAGCTCTCCcagcagaaggagaagaaagccacTCAGATGCTTGCCATTGTTCTTG gtgtgttcATCATCTGCTGGCTGCCCTTCTTCATCACACACATCCTGAATATACACTGTGACTGCAACATCCCACCAGTCCTCTACAGCGCCTTCACATGGCTGGGCTATGTCAACAGTGCCGTGAACCCCATCATCTACACCACCTTCAACATCGAGTTCCGCAAGGCCTTCATGAAGATCCTGCACTGCTGA
- the Drd2 gene encoding D(2) dopamine receptor isoform X1, with the protein MDPLNLSWYDDDLERQNWSRPFNESEGKADRPHYNYYAMLLTLLIFIIVFGNVLVCMAVSREKALQTTTNYLIVSLAVADLLVATLVMPWVVYLEVVGEWKFSRIHCDIFVTLDVMMCTASILNLCAISIDRYTAVAMPMLYNTRYSSKRRVTVMIAIVWVLSFTISCPLLFGLNNTDQNECIIANPAFVVYSSIVSFYVPFIVTLLVYIKIYIVLRKRRKRVNTKRSSRAFRANLKTPLKGNCTHPEDMKLCTVIMKSNGSFPVNRRRMDAARRAQELEMEMLSSTSPPERTRYSPIPPSHHQLTLPDPSHQGLHSNPDSPAKPEKNGHAKIVNPRIAKFFEIQTMPNGKTRTSLKTMSRRKLSQQKEKKATQMLAIVLGVFIICWLPFFITHILNIHCDCNIPPVLYSAFTWLGYVNSAVNPIIYTTFNIEFRKAFMKILHC; encoded by the exons ATGGATCCACTGAACCTGTCCTGGTACGATGATGATCTGGAGAGACAGAACTGGAGCCGTCCCTTCAATGAGTCAGAAGGGAAGGCAGACAGGCCCCACTACAACTACTATGCCATGCTGCTCACCCTCCTCATCTTTATCATCGTCTTTGGCAATGTGCTGGTGTGCATGGCTGTATCCCGAGAGAAGGCTTTGCAGACCACCACCAACTACCTGATAGTCAGCCTTGCTGTGGCCGATCTTCTGGTGGCCACACTGGTTATGCCCTGGGTCGTCTACCTGGAG GTGGTGGGTGAGTGGAAATTCAGCAGGATTCACTGTGACATCTTTGTCACTCTGGATGTCATGATGTGCACAGCAAGCATCCTGAACCTGTGTGCCATCAGCATCGACAG GTACACAGCTGTGGCAATGCCCATGCTGTATAACACACGCTACAGCTCCAAGCGCCGAGTTACTGTCATGATCGCCATTGTCTGGGTCCTGTCCTTCACCATCTCCTGCCCACTGCTCTTTGGACTCAACAACACAG ACCAGAATGAGTGTATCATTGCCAACCCTGCTTTTGTGGTCTACTCCTCCATCGTTTCATTCTACGTGCCCTTTATTGTTACCCTGCTGGTCTACATCAAAATCTACATCGTCCTCCGCAAGCGCCGGAAGCGGGTCAACACCAAGCGCAGCAGCCGAGCTTTCAGAGCCAACCTGAAGACACCACTCAAG GGCAACTGTACCCACCCTGAGGACATGAAACTCTGCACCGTTATCATGAAGTCTAATGGGAGTTTCCCAGTGAACAGGCGGAGAATG GATGCTGCCCGCCGAGCTCAGGAGCTGGAAATGGAGATGCTGTCAAGCACGAGCCCCCCAGAGAGAACCCGGTATAGCCCTATCCCTCCCAGTCACCACCAGCTCACTCTCCCTGATCCATCCCACCAAGGCCTACATAGCAACCCTGACAGTCCAGCCAAACCAGAGAAGAATGGGCATGCCAAGATTGTCAACCCCAGGATTGCCAAGTTCTTTGAGATACAGACCATGCCCAATGGCAAAACCCGGACCTCCCTTAAAACGATGAGCCGCAGGAAGCTCTCCcagcagaaggagaagaaagccacTCAGATGCTTGCCATTGTTCTTG gtgtgttcATCATCTGCTGGCTGCCCTTCTTCATCACACACATCCTGAATATACACTGTGACTGCAACATCCCACCAGTCCTCTACAGCGCCTTCACATGGCTGGGCTATGTCAACAGTGCCGTGAACCCCATCATCTACACCACCTTCAACATCGAGTTCCGCAAGGCCTTCATGAAGATCCTGCACTGCTGA
- the Ankk1 gene encoding ankyrin repeat and protein kinase domain-containing protein 1 isoform X2: MAVGPLEQQLGSLTIFTRDDFEEEWHLVASGGFSKVFQARHKRWRTQYAIKCSPCLQKEITSSEVSCLFEEAAKMEKIKFQYIVSIYGVCKQPLGIVMELMANGSLEKTLPTHSLCWPLKLRIIHETSLAMNFLHSIKPPLLHLDLKPGNILLDNNMHVKISDFGLSKWMEQSTQKQYIERSALRGTLSYIPPEMFLENNRAPGPEYDVYSFGIVIWEILTQKKPYAGLNMMTIIIRVAAGMRPSLQDVSAEWPQEVHQMVDLMKRCWDQDPKKRPCFLNVTIETDMLLSLFQSPVVDPECEALTRKVSCKPSLSQPHKVSKEVNQEIEDTDSGDSLKWVLQLSDSKSLVLSDVYENKVTPLHFLVAQGSLEQVRLLLSHAVDVDCQTASGYTPLLIATQDQQSDLCALLLAHGADTNLADEDGWAPLHFAAQNGDDHIARLLLDHGALVNAWEHEGWTPLHLAAQNNFENVARLLVSRQADLSPHEAEGKTPLHVAAYFGHIGLVKLLSGQGAELDAQQRNLRTPLHLAVERGKVRAIQHLLKRGAFPDALDHSGYSPLHIAAARGKYLIFKMLLRYGASLELRTQQGWTPLHLATYKGHLEIIHLLAKSHANLDSLGSMQWTPLHLAAFRGEEGVMLTLLQCGANPNAAEQSGWTPLHLAVHKGTFLGIIHLLEYGADIHACNRVGWTPAHLAALKGNTAILKVLAKAGAQLDVKDRVGCTPLQLALRSPKQSIVAFLQSKEPSLAILGVSEPEPHKED; encoded by the exons ATGGCAGTTGGCCCCTTGGAGCAGCAGTTGGGCAGCCTCACCATCTTCACCCGTGATGATTTTGAGGAAGAATGGCACCTAGTAGCCAGTGGTGGCTTCAGCAAGGTGTTCCAGGCGAGGCACAAGCGCTGGAGGACCCAGTATGCCATCAAGTGCTCCCCGTGCCTGCAGAAGGAAATCACCAG CTCTGAGGTGAGCTGCCTCTTTGAAGAAGCAGCCAAAATGGAGAAGATTAAGTTTCAATACATCGTGTCCATCTATGGGGTCTGCAAGCAGCCCCTGGGCATCGTGATGGAGTTAATGGCCAATGGTTCCCTGGAGAAGACACTACCTACCCACAGCCTCTGCTGGCCACTCAAGCTCCGCATCATCCACGAGACCAGCTTGGCCATGAACTTCCTCCACAGCATTAAGCCACCCCTGCTCCACCTAGACCTTAAGCCAGGCAACATCCTGTTGGACAACAACATGCATGTCAAG ATTTCAGATTTTGGCCTGTCCAAGTGGATGGAGCAGTCAACCCAGAAGCAGTACATTGAGAGATCAGCTCTGAGAGGCACACTCAGCTACATCCCTCCTGAAATGTTCCTGGAGAATAACAGGGCTCCAGGTCCTGAATATGATGTGTACAG TTTTGGGATTGTCATCTGGGAGATCCTCACTCAGAAGAAACCCTATGCAG GGCTCAACATGATGACCATTATCATCCGAGTAGCTGCAGGCATGAGGCCTTCCTTGCAGGATGTCTCTGCTGAGTGGCCACAGGAGGTCCATCAGATGGTGGATCTGATGAAGCGCTGCTGGGACCAAGACCCCAAGAAGAGGCCATGCTTCTTAA ATGTGACCATCGAGACAGACATGCTGTTGTCCCTGTTCCAGAGCCCTGTGGTAGACCCTGAGTGTGAAGCTCTGACCCGGAAGGTGTCATGCAAGCCATCCCTGAGCCAGCCCCACAAG GTCAGCAAGGAGGTCAACCAGGAGATTGAAGACA CGGACTCAGGTGACTCCTTGAAATGGGTCCTGCAGCTCTCTGACAGCAAGAGCTTGGTCCTCAGTGATGTCTATGAGAACAAGGTGACTCCCCTACACTTTCTAGTGGCCCAGGGCAGCTTGGAACAAGTGAGGCTGCTGCTGTCCCATGCGGTTGATGTAGACTGCCAAACAGCCTCTGGCTATACACCACTCCTCATTGCTACCCAGGACCAGCAGTCTGACCTCTGTGCCCTGCTCCTGGCACATGGTGCTGATACTAACCTGGCAGACGAAGATGGCTGGGCCCCACTTCATTTTGCAGCCCAGAATGGTGATGACCACATTGCCCGTCTGCTCTTGGACCATGGGGCCCTAGTGAATGCATGGGAGCATGAGGGCTGGACCCCGCTCCACCTGGCTGCACAGAACAACTTTGAAAATGTGGCACGACTTCTGGTCTCTCGTCAGGCTGACCTCAGTCCACATGAGGCTGAAGGCAAGACACCCCTCCATGTTGCTGCCTACTTTGGCCACATTGGCTTGGTCAAGCTTCTATCAGGACAGGGAGCTGAGTTGGATGCTCAGCAGAGAAACCTAAGGACACCCCTGCATCTGGCAGTGGAGAGGGGGAAAGTGAGAGCAATCCAGCACTTGCTAAAACGTGGGGCATTCCCTGATGCCCTTGACCACAGTGGCTACAGCCCATTGCACATTGCTGCAGCCAGGGGCAAGTACCTTATCTTTAAGATGCTTCTCAGATATGGAGCCAGCCTTGAGCTACGCACACAACAGGGATGGACACCCTTGCACCTAGCAACATACAAGGGCCACCTGGAGATCATCCATCTGTTAGCCAAGAGCCATGCAAACCTAGATTCTCTTGGAAGTATGCAATGGACTCCCCTGCATCTGGCTGCCTTCCGTGGGGAAGAGGGGGTGATGCTGACACTGCTGCAGTGTGGGGCCAACCCCAATGCTGCTGAGCAGTCAGGCTGGACTCCTCTCCACCTAGCAGTGCATAAGGGGACCTTCCTGGGCATCATCCACCTTCTGGAGTATGGTGCTGACATCCATGCTTGCAACAGAGTGGGCTGGACACCTGCCCACCTGGCTGCTCTCAAGGGCAACACAGCCATCCTCAAAGTTCTAGCCAAAGCTGGTGCACAGCTAGATGTCAAGGATAGAGTTGGCTGCACACCCCTGCAGCTGGCCCTCCGCAGCCCAAAGCAGAGCATAGTGGCCTTCTTGCAGAGCAAGGAGCCTTCACTAGCTATTCTGGGAGTTTCTGAGCCTGAACCCCATAAAGAAGATTAG